A stretch of the Fusarium musae strain F31 chromosome 2, whole genome shotgun sequence genome encodes the following:
- a CDS encoding hypothetical protein (EggNog:ENOG41) has product MEPSFQGNQFFPGTAAYNRANNIYATSTYGTSNKSSTAAKTGKPLAIRSGGHQYSGASSTGSQGIQLDLKPTFRRPNIDLNILQENGKVYLRSSFSWQLTEIFDFLKDNGVFMPTGQRSTVCLGGHVQIGGYGMLARSFGLLGDWVRELETVDYKGDVVKVTKESHPDLFYGFLGGSPGNLGVLTHFKIGVQDDKDHQGSKGLWAGFAYKEETLEALLDILVQKGEDSKLPRGYDFTVNIVSRQANLLDLFQGSEDELKQ; this is encoded by the exons ATGGAGCCATCTTTCCAAGGCAACCAATTCTTTCCCGGTACAGCTGCCTACAATCGCGCCAACAACATCTACGCCACCTCTACCTACGGC ACATCCAACAAGTCGTCAACCGCTGCCAAAACGGGCAAGCCTCTTGCCATCAGATCTGGCGGTCATCAATACAGTGGTGCATCTTCAACTGGCTCCCAGGGTATTCAGCTAGACTTGAAGCCTACCTTTCGCCGGCCCAACATTGATCTTAATATCCTGCAGGAGAATGGCAAAGTGTACCTTCGCTCTAGTTTCAGCTGGCAACTGACCGAAATCTTTGACTTTCTTAAAGATAACGGCGTTTTTATGCCAACTGGACAGCGTTCTACCGTCTGTCTTGGTGGACACGTTCAGATCGGCGGTTATGGCATGCTTGCACGATCATTCGGTCTTCTTGGAGATTGGGTTCGTGAGCTTGAAACTGTCGACTATAAAGGCGATGTAGTCAAGGTTACCAAAGAGTCCCACCCAGATCTCTTCTACGGGTTTCTCGGTGGCAGTCCCGGCAACCTTGGTGTCCTGACACACTTCAAGATTGGAGTTCAGGATGACAAGGATCATCAGGGCTCCAAGGGTCTTTGGGCTGGTTTCGCTTACAAGGAGGAGACGCTCGAAGCTCTACTCGATATTCTTGTGCAGAAGGGAGAGGATTCCAAGTTGCCTCGGGGCTATGATTTTACGGTCAACATTGTCAGCAGACAGGCTAATCTTTTGGATCTTTTCCAGGGTTCTGAGGACGAGCTTAAGCAGTAA
- a CDS encoding hypothetical protein (EggNog:ENOG41), translating to MIVVYAQWVNLNEEPYSPDLFTQINNVPNEFKIVKEAPEGTLMSVVASMWLFGSPHEFPYPYDKRTNSTTSTDLSKTGWSSWFSGRINEVIKDQHNGLWVPSQLQVYGGEQSMFRRNAGNGTAYCFRDATFGGTWDVFYEGTKGEAAGKWQAVNDEGRPKYFSKKDRRVLWGSYGLEYEGCLAVLL from the coding sequence ATGATTGTCGTCTATGCCCAATGGGTCAATCTCAACGAAGAGCCATATTCACCCGATCTCTTTACCCAAATCAACAACGTACCAAATGAGTTCAAGATCGTCAAAGAGGCTCCTGAAGGCACCCTAATGTCCGTTGTCGCTTCCATGTGGTTATTCGGCAGTCCCCACGAGTTTCCCTACCCTTACGACAAGCGCACCAACAGCACCACCTCAACCGATCTCTCCAAAACAGGCTGGTCATCTTGGTTCTCCGGCCGTATCAACGAGGTTATTAAAGATCAGCACAACGGTCTCTGGGTCCCTTCCCAACTCCAAGTCTACGGCGGCGAGCAATCCATGTTTCGCAGAAACGCAGGTAACGGCACAGCGTACTGCTTCCGAGATGCTACCTTTGGCGGAACTTGGGATGTTTTCTATGAGGGTACTAAGGGGGAAGCAGCTGGGAAGTGGCAGGCGGTGAATGATGAGGGTCGGCCGAAGTATTTTAGTAAGAAAGATCGTCGTGTTCTGTGGGGATCGTACGGTTTGGAATATGAAGGATGCTTGGCAGTTCTATTATGA
- a CDS encoding hypothetical protein (EggNog:ENOG41): protein MTSRNLNKTWRDIVFEQYEADHAADVPFPIHYMIYGDQWKTDIIIDIPNKIGVPVFRQALLHAASTRRLEKDPTYEDDLIKIRPRIPPSKNDAHSQDDAAAPGNSG from the coding sequence ATGACATCCAGGAACCTCAACAAGACCTGGCGCGACATCGTCTTTGAACAGTACGAAGCCGATCACGCAGCTGACGTCCCCTTTCCAATCCACTACATGATCTACGGCGACCAGTGGAAAACAGACATCATCATTGATATCCCAAACAAGATTGGCGTCCCCGTCTTTCGTCAAGCTCTCCTCCACGCCGCTAGTACTAGACGCCTTGAAAAGGACCCAACATACGAAGACGACCTGATCAAGATCCGACCACGTATTCCGCCAAGCAAGAATGATGCTCACTCACAAGATGACGCTGCTGCTCCTGGCAACAGCGGCTAA
- a CDS encoding hypothetical protein (EggNog:ENOG41): protein MSELDTTSGEGISDIEMGNIHRPLRRQDTARFALSTRSTFSTPLGRCNEANKQKIEEDDEVQRGKFRLEDLNIDVTQIISSLRSDLHFPVKEGYAMEDLPKFDDLTRYGITEDKERDLWEFEVHRLKDAASSVEPPFLEGDPVWFGQADTSGYNCLHRLAMQVSYAIDICIHDNELVMLEHEPRLANDTSYDIAHRRICKIFDQDQGSIRYKRRIKIDSHNDEALHDLLNYITAVLARLLMRSMNGKLWVDNCITVLAKFAAKCKIVGVDLPTAFEKTLQAHKDCQYRIAHESDVRGAQNAVEAIVSKSDDDRLAKQQKALQEDIDTSGARYFLEMDTFRHFISMLIESANVDLKWNEESEQKADIFETSTVIYHTGFDGKRTQLCQERDGNIGAASDQRVIDFAGVAFHIGLEIWEYLRQFDDREAPSYTTVTWSRKSFSESESTSRNTIKPHDTQVQLGNMKEIIGAMVPYMMYCGSFASALSTFANVVMTISDPSTPVRYYRQEPYLTTARINTSEYKRLRPPKVTGLARNVFETDMAKKARCGELNNQLQKKKFEVGQHWTIDEKAVIIQHGWYSYITLGVCAFMIAGGVAAIAIGEKANGVDPSNLTALAWAAAGFAMVFFKSLRVQDWPWRDFLRGRVVCRSVSEVVSVTRMHHQDLIAILLRMESRNVLHTRGPFNTLFSRKADDGFSIDVPLLTNTVIDGGYIFIRVDSNAGPALVALRTSNAGIYHSISQKDGLEDGEGFVCRDLIDATGLEVRGHDKPLPFYAISTNDLRWNRLLALRYLIASDTTVTTLATTATTALVETTSTAVAESTTTTEEPACVETQVVVNPGFDDSASSKSPWSGDGSIITDGANSAPNAISFVFSNGGGDAQISQTLTKLDGTYRLSYNWGVFSGVGVGAGFSCSITPKVGGDVLLGVYPGDYTGWIPESQTWSSAGNAVAQADLSLVLACSGEYDQLTINVDDITFTKLCGPQAS from the exons ATGTCTGAGTTGGACACTACTTCAGGCGAGGGTATTTCCGACATTGAAATGGGCAATATTCATCGTCCTTTGAGACGACAGGATACAGCCCGTTTCGCTTTGTCCACCCGTAGCACGTTTTCGACTCCGTTAGGCAGGTGCAACGAAGCCAATAAGCAGAAGattgaagaggacgatgaggttCAGCGTGGGAAGTTCCGACTTGAAGATTTGAACATCGACGTGACTCAAATCATCAGCTCACTGCGTTCCGACCTCCACTTTCCTGTCAAGGAAGGTTACGCAATGGAAGATCTACCGAAGTTCGACGATCTGACTCGATATGGTATCACTGAAGATAAAGAGCGTGATCTTTGGGAGTTCGAAGTCCATCGGCTGAAGGATGCTGCCAGTTCTGTTGAACCGCCGTTCCTGGAAGGAGACCCAGTCTGGTTCGGCCAAGCGGATACCTCGGGTTATAATTGTTTACACAGACTCGCAATGCAAGTTTCCTATGCCATCGATATCTGTATCCACGATAACGAGCTTGTTATGCTTGAGCACGAGCCACGCCTTGCGAATGATACAAGTTATGATATTGCACACAGAAGGATTTGCAAAATCTTTGATCAGGATCAAGGGTCCATTCGATACAAACGGCGTATCAAAATTGACAGTCATAACGACGAAGCACTCCACGATCTCCTCAACTACATTACCGCGGTCTTGGCGCGACTATTAATGAGGAGCATGAATGGAAAGCTTTGGGTTGACAACTGCATTACTGTTCTCGCCAAATTTGCGGCAAAATGCAAGATTGTTGGTGTAGATCTGCCTACGGCTTTCGAGAAGACTCTTCAGGCGCATAAGGACTGCCAATATCGAATCGCGCACGAATCAGATGTCAGAGGGGCCCAGAATGCTGTAGAGGCCATCGTATCCAAATCCGATGATGATCGTCTTGCGAAACAACAAAAGGCTTTGCAAGAGGATATTGATACATCCGGGGCCAGATACTTTCTTGAGATGGACACTTTTCGCCATTTCATCAGCATGTTGATAGAGTCTGCCAACGTGGACCTCAAGTGGAACGAGGAGAGTGAACAGAAAGCAGATATATTCGAGACGAGTACTGTTATTTATCACACCGGTTTCGATGGAAAACGGACTCAGCTGTGTCAGGAGCGTGACGGGAATATCGGCGCTGCATCTGACCAGAGAGTTATAGACTTTGCCGGTGTTGCATTCCACATAGGACTCGAGATCTGGGAGTACTTGAGACAATTTGATGATAGAGAGGCACCCAGCTATACCACAGTAACATGGAGTCGGAAATCCTTTTCTGAATCGGAGTCAACATCtcgcaacaccatcaaaccCCATGATACCCAAGTACAGCTGGGTAACATGAAAGAAATAATCGGGGCTATGGTTCCCTATATGATGTACTGCGGTTCATTCGCTAGCGCTCTGTCAACCTTCGCAAACGTGGTGATGACGATCTCTGACCCCTCAACTCCAGTTCGATACTATCGTCAAGAGCCTTATCTGACAACGGCAAGAATCAATACCTCAGAGTACAAAAGACTTCGGCCGCCTAAGGTTACTGGTCTTGCGAGGAATGTTTTTGAGACCGACATGGCCAAGAAAGCTCGTTGTGGAGAGCTGAACAACCAGTtacagaaaaagaaatttgAGGTGGGACAGCACTGGACTATAGATGAGAAGGCAGTCATCATACAGCATGGCTGGTATTCGTACATAACTCTCGGGGTATGTGCTTTCATGATTGCAGGTGGAGTGGCCGCCATTGCTATAGGAGAAAAGGCAAATGGGGTAGACCCATCAAATTTGACGGCTCTTGCATGGGCTGCAGCTGGTTTCGCCATGGTGTTTTTCAAGTCGTTAAGAGTTCAAGATTGGCCCTGGCGTGACTTCTTGCGAGGTCGAGTTGTTTGTCGGTCCGTCTCCGAGGTTGTGTCTGTCACTCGCATGCATCACCAAGACCTGATAGCCATCCTGCTGCGAATGGAGAGCCGCAATGTGCTCCACACACGGGGGCCGTTCAACACCCTGTTTTCGAGGAAGGCTGATGATGGCTTCTCGATTGACGTACCACTTCTAACCAACACTGTCATCGATGGCGGCTATATATTCATCCGGGTTGATAGCAATGCTGGCCCAGCCTTAGTCGCGTTGAGAACCAGCAATGCTGGAATCTATCATTCGATCTCACAGAAAGATGGCTTGGAAGACGGGGAAGGATTTGTTTGTCGAGACCTCATAGATGCGACTGGTCTGGAAGTCCGTGGGCATGATAAGCCACTGCCGTTCTATGCTATCTCCACAAACGATTTACGCTGGAACAGG CTACTAGCCTTACGATACTTAATCGCTTCCGATACGACGGTCACTACCTTGGCTACCACTGCAACAACTGCCCTTGTGGAGACAACTTCTACTGCCGTCGCAGAGAGCACCACGACGACAGAAGAGCCCGCCTGTGTCGAAACCCAAGTCGTCGTCAACCCCGGCTTCGACGACAGTGCCAGCAGTAAATCACCTTGGTCCGGCGACGGCTCAATCATCACCGACGGCGCCAATTCCGCTCCCAATGCCAT CTCTTTCGTCTTTTCCAATGGTGGAGGCGACGCACAGATCTCCCAGACTCTGACCAAACTCGACGGCACCTACCGACTCTCGTACAACTGGGGCGTCTTCTCCGGCGTCGGCGTCGGCGCTGGCTTTTCGTGTAGCATCACTCCCAAGGTTGGAGGCGATGTCCTGCTTGGTGTTTATCCCGGCGACTACACCGGTTGGATTCCTGAGAGTCAGACCTGGTCAAGCGCCGGTAACGCCGTGGCTCAAGCCGACTTGTCGCTTGTGTTGGCATGCTCTGGAGAGTATGATCAGCTTACGATCAATGTTGATGACATCACTTTCACGAAGCTTTGCGGTCCTCAGGCTAGTTAA
- a CDS encoding hypothetical protein (EggNog:ENOG41), whose translation MSSQLPSGFAQYKAATGYSGKPDDLNNPDGEQQLTFNGCFVDVQEIYQDDKFITLIKSGSAFKHENEKRARFDDYSLVLRRITDTKGNKKPKLQLEIQSKCLRTAFAKIASNITTIALKNDPIVIPEPYQEIYYSLDKIEKALEDAKDTETKTELRLLVNFQEEFMKETIRMCKQFDRHRYIEFQWLWSIFPPGEPVIIENPSATDAPIQWCAAVKKFQLEVHDTGVAIWSITVTHSAFNGWRFGKAESYFQFPSFTGTKGITELPAYPLRFAEDRDEVLRKALERGKAYENYCLNSSKRDEKVNGTPSWHEGPMWLQRKPGELTGCRIIDLPTRTVKGRVIVDFEGFYARFPEFRHILIFDHSKEEQVEEDNGSDYYFEHRKRYALRRAMTDRSVSGLGAPDTEPSLSDEELVTFAPMVPVYSFSVRVWGLIFIDQLQTIQWDREAFGSLQVDDEIKDAIQGLIRGFSSHATEFDDFIDGKGGGLVFLLHGPPGCGKTMTAGKLAPFVPRSMLTILAAKKAFQKIHRNLSII comes from the exons ATGTCCTCGCAACTCCCGTCGGGATTCGCCCAGTACAAAGCCGCCACAGGCTACTCAGGGAAACCAGATGACCTGAACAATCCTGATGGCGAACAACAACTCACCTTCAATGGATGTTTCGTGGATGTCCAAGAGATTTATCAGGACGACAAATTTATCACATTGATAAAGTCAGGCTCCGCATTCAAgcatgagaatgagaagcgGGCTCGATTCGATGATTATTCTCTGGTCCTCCGTAGGATTACCGACACAAAAGGGAACAAGAAACCCAAACTCCAACTCGAAATTCAGTCCAAATGCCTTCGTACTGCTTTCGCCAAGATTGCAAGTAACATAACAACCATCGCACTCAAGAACGATCCAATCGTCATTCCGGAGCCATATCAAGAGATTTACTATTCCCTTGACAAAATCGAAAAAGCCCTGGAGGATGCCAAAGATACCGAGACCAAGACGGAACTGCGGCTTCTTGTCAACTTTCAAGAAGAGTTTATGAAAGAAACGATCAGAATGTGCAAGCAGTTCGACCGTCACAGATACATTGAGTTCCAATGGCTTTGGTCAATCTTCCCACCTGGAGAACCTGTAATTATTGAGAATCCCTCGGCAACAGATGCACCGATACAGTGGTGCGCTGCCGTAAAGAAGTTCCAGTTAGAAGTTCATGACACTGGAGTGGCTATATGGAGCATCACCGTCACCCACAGCGCATTCAATGGATGGAGATTTGGGAAAGCTGAATCATATTTCCAATTTCCTTCTTTTACTGGGACTAAGGGTATCACTGAACTCCCCGCATATCCACTGCGATTTGCTGAAGATAGGGATGAGGTCTTGAGAAAAGCTCTTGAACGCGGCAAAGCTTACGAGAATTATTGCCTGAATAGTTCTAAAAGGGATGAGAAGGTGAACGGCACACCAAGTTGGCATGAAGGCCCTATGTGGCTGCAACGAAAGCCGGGGGAGCTGACCGGATGTCGTATTATAGATCTCCCCACTAGAACC GTGAAGGGAAGGGTTATTGTCGACTTTGAAGGCTTCTATGCGCGATTCCCGGAATTTAGACATATCTTGATTTTCGATCATAGCAAAGAAGagcaggtggaggaggataacGGTTCAGATTACTATTTTGAGCATAGGAAACGTTATGCGTTAAGACGGGCTATGACGGATCGTTCAGTATCAGGCCTAGGCGCTCCCGATACGGAACCATCACTCTCGGATGAAGAACTCGTCACATTCGCTCCAATGGTTCCAGTTTATTCTTTCTCGGTACGTGTCTGGGGTTTGATCTTTATTGATCAACTCCAAACTATCCAGTGGGATAGAGAAGCTTTTGGTTCGCTtcaggttgatgatgagatcaaaGACGCCATTCAAGGATTGATACGAGGATTCTCAAGTCATGCTACAGAGTTTGATGATTTCATCGACGGGAAGGGTGGTGGACTGGTGTTCTTGCTGCATGGCCCTCCAGGATGTGGCAAGACGATGACAGCTGGCAAGTTGGCGCCCTTTGTACCCAGATCGATGCTAACTATTCTCGCTGCAAAGAAAGCATTTCAGAAGATTCACAGAAACCTCTCTATCATATAA
- a CDS encoding hypothetical protein (EggNog:ENOG41~MEROPS:MER0026262) codes for MKPFQYYVYTSLFLRSSLAARGGHCPPLGPVLPAPVHPSNHASVKSAVAAIKARLEEETNSYNLSSIAIAIKSTYEDDYMLEFANTPPKIDPRGVDNVDSDTVFRLASLSKVFPVLALLKLHEVDLDDAVTKYVPELRALNKQARKQDAVWAVDWDEVTIGALASHISGIPADLVTDVEPYGDWTKLGYPPPDPTKSLNCSGLLGLPQCTKEDFFERFGERPPVYAPYAVNPVYSNVGFAIMGWVIEKVSGMPSGEFIKKEIWDPTGMKHTFDSKPDDSLGFIPVDDEWWNATLGYGDPLPSAGEYYSSINDIMAFGDAILNNKLLSPAGTRKWLKPATSTSSRGILLGEPWEIFRADNITKDGRLIEFYTKAGDITTYHSFMVLIPDYNLTVTLFNAGPEVSGGLLQTLFSEIARELLPAIEEAGKDEAAKIYGGTYTDAKTNSTLTLSVDDEPGFHITNWTVRGVDIAGTYLSIGLPPTFPTPPGQVRFRLYPTGLQSDTESSWRMMFTAGSEEDNEEANALLAWPDGNCNTWASLDRIVYQLLSHDHFVFTESGQGSDRTVEKLELVGYRVELHKDN; via the exons ATGAAGCCATTTCAGTATTATGTCTATACATCtctcttcttgagaagttcacTAGCAGCTCGCGGAGGCCATTGTCCCCCTCTTGGTCCAGTCCTTCCTGCACCTGTCCACCCTTCCAACCATGCTTCAGTCAAGTCAGCAGTAGCTGCTATCAAAGcaagacttgaagaagaaacaaaTTCCTACAATCTTTCCTCTATAGCAATCGCCATAAAATCAACCTACGAAGATGACTACATGCTCGAATTTGCCAATACGCCTCCAAAGATCGATCCTCGGGGAGTTGACAACGTAGACTCCGACACTGTCTTTCGCTTGGCCAGTCTCTCCAAGGTGTTCCCTGTCCTGGCTCTGTTAAAACTTCACGAGGTTGATCTTGACGATGCTGTTACGAAATACGTTCCTGAACTTCGCGCACTGAACAAACAAGCTCGAAAGCAAGATGCTGTTTGGGCGGTTGACTGGGATGAAGTCACCATCGGGGCCTTGGCGTCTCACATTAGCGGCATACCAGCCGACT TGGTGACTGATGTCGAGCCTTATGGAGACTGGACAAAGCTTGGCTACCCGCCACCTGACCCAACCAAAAGCCTCAACTGCTCAGGTCTTTTAGGTCTTCCACAGTGCACCAAAGAAG ATTTCTTTGAGCGTTTTGGCGAGAGGCCTCCCGTGTACGCACCCTACGCCGTAAACCCTGTTTACTCAAACGTAGGGTTTGCCATAATGGGATGGGTCATTGAGAAGGTTAGTGGTATGCCTTCCGGAgagttcatcaagaaggaaatCTGGGATCCTACTGGAATGAAACATACATTTGACTCAAAGCCCGATGACTCCTTGGGATTCATccctgttgatgatgagtggTGGAACGCAACCCTTGGCTATGGTGATCC TTTACCCAGTGCCGGAGAATATTACTCTTCTATTAATGACATAATGGCTTTTGGGGACGCTATCCTCAATAACAAACTTCTCAGTCCCGCAGGGACAAGAAAGTGGCTGAAGCCTGCTACGAGCACTTCGTCAAGAGGTATCTTGCTTGGAGAACCATGGGAGATATTCCGTGCCGATAACATCACCAAAGACGGCCGCCTCATTGAGTTCTACACTAAAGCCGGCGATATCACCACATATCACTCATTCATGGTGTTGATCCCAGACTATAACCTCACCGTCACCCTTTTTAACGCTGGTCCGGAGGTCAGTGGTGGTCTTCTCCAAACTCTTTTTTCTGAAATCGCCAGGGAATTACTTCCTGCTATCGAGGAGGCTGGAAAGGATGAAGCAGCCAAGATCTATGGTGGCACATACACTGACGCCAAGACGAACTCTACTCTCACTCTCTCAGTCGATGATGAGCCTGGATTTCACATCACGAACTGGACAGTCAGAGGAGTTGATATTGCAGGCACGTATCTTAGCATTGGGCTACCACCGACATTTCCAACACCCCCTGGCCAGGTCCGCTTCCGCTTGTATCCAACTGGCCTGCAAAGTGATACGGAGTCATCTTGGCGAATGATGTTCACTGCTGGGTCTGAGGAGGACAACGAGGAAGCGAATGCGCTCTTGGCCTGGCCTGATGGGAACTGTAATACTTGGGCATCCTTGGATCGTATTGTGTATCAGCTGTTGTCGCATGATCATTTTGTGTTTACGGAGTCTGGACAGGGTAGTGATAGGACGGTTgaaaagcttgagcttgtgggTTATAGGGTTGAACTGCACAAGGATAATTGA
- a CDS encoding hypothetical protein (EggNog:ENOG41), giving the protein MGSALVAAGGNRALGKLGYEDDEPDMSYPFAAARGASEKVCLEFAKQGVRASVVRLPPTTHGPGVSGFMGPFVNVALEKGVSAYVGDGKNHWCAAHRDDAARLYRLAIEKAEAGSIFHAVAEEGVTVKDIATEVGKQLNIPILSISPEKVPEHFGWFQFGAMADNTASSARTKEVLGWNLTGPTVLEDIEAVVDFVKSHSGQW; this is encoded by the exons ATGGGTTCTGCCTTGGTTGCGGCCGGTGGCAATCGCGCCTTG GGAAAGCTGGGCTATGAGGACGACGAGCCTGACATGAGCTATCCTTTTGCAGCAGCTCGCGGGGCTTCTGAGAAAGTATGTCTCGAATTCGCCAAGCAAGGTGTTCGAGCTAGTGTTGTTCGACTCCCTCCTACCACGCATGGGCCCGGAGTTTCTGGGTTCATGGGCCCATTTGTGAACGTCGCACTTGAGAAAGGCGTCTCTGCATATGTTGGCGATGGCAAGAATCATTGGTGCGCTGCTCATCGTGACGACGCAGCTAGATTGTACCGTCTAGCTATCGAAAAAGCAGAGGCTGGATCCATTTTCCATGCCGTTGCCGAGGAGGGCGTGACAGTCAAGGATATTGCCACCGAAGTTGGCAAACAATTGAATATCCCTATCCTCAGCATTTCTCCAGAGAAGGTGCCGGAACATTTTGGCTGGTTTCAATTCGGAGCTATGGCTGACAACACTGCCTCGAGTGCAAGGACCAAAGAGGTGTTGGGCTGGAACCTTACAGGACCCACGGTTCTGGAGGACATAGAAGCTGTAGTTGACTTCGTGAAGTCTCACTCCGGCCAGTGGTAA
- a CDS encoding hypothetical protein (EggNog:ENOG41), with product MAPKESSRAGIHLGVDFQYDEVNFDPTPPPPKDDPDPPLGILASFTGAWTGTGFNNIFRPNSVAPTTTTFTNPVLPAPPTPPNVSVLELNLTQEDLVFSNPLGKVPNRGLEQQNDIIINGVTYLQTVNDVTNTATGRGDGAKTGIHTETGFWLNVPQTNNNPVEGNTLVRLGSIPHGTTVNAQGNPPVVTDGPPDIGPRPINPFVIGNPKDLQIMPSQTASQNNTARLPQDLSLFIEQGSINQDILNNPIQILLDINSQLDITKTNTFTVSTQFAPTPGGGTANIAFLVGASSQGPNANAVQMESTFWVEIVESEITVQGYTPGKPLLLQPAYKPIQGKTTPPLPTFSVTPPGPVTGPKTIPVTYTQIQYSQTVNLNFCGLTWPHLSLATLVPSQPIEIDYPSS from the coding sequence ATGGCCCCCAAAGAATCATCCCGTGCGGGTATCCATCTCGGCGTAGACTTCCAATACGACGAAGTCAACTTCGACCCTACCCCTCCTCCGCCAAAGGACGACCCCGATCCTCCTCTGGGTatcttggccagcttcaCCGGAGCCTGGACTGGAACTGgcttcaacaacatcttTCGACCAAACTCTGTCGcccccaccaccaccaccttcaCCAATCCTGTCCTCCCTGCCCCTCCCACTCCTCCCAATGTCTCAGTTCTCGAGCTCAACCTCACACAAGAGGATCTCGTATTTTCTAACCCGTTGGGAAAAGTCCCTAATCGTGGTCTTGAGCAGCAGAATGACATTATCATTAATGGTGTCACGTATCTTCAGACTGTGAATGATGTTACAAACACTGCTACAGGTAGAGGTGATGGTGCCAAGACGGGTATTCATACTGAAACTGGCTTTTGGTTGAATGTTCCTCAGACTAATAATAATCCTGTGGAGGGGAATACGCTTGTTAGGCTTGGATCTATTCCTCATGGAACTACCGTCAACGCACAGGGGAATCCTCCAGTCGTGACTGACGGACCACCAGACATTGGCCCGCGACCAATTAATCCTTTTGTCATTGGAAACCCGAAGGATCTTCAGATCATGCCCAGTCAGACAGCTTCTCAGAATAACACAGCGCGTCTGCCCCAGGATCTCAGTCTCTTCATTGAGCAAGGATCCATCAACCAGGACATTCTCAACAATCCAATTCAAATCcttctcgacatcaacaGTCAGCTCGatatcaccaagaccaacactTTCACAGTCTCTACCCAGTTTGCTCCAACACCAGGCGGTGGAACAGCCAACATCGCTTTCCTCGTCGGAGCGAGTAGCCAAGGTCCTAATGCAAACGCCGTGCAGATGGAGTCTACATTCTGGGTCGAGATTGTCGAGTCTGAGATCACGGTTCAGGGCTACACTCCTGGAAAGCCTCTCCTTCTGCAGCCAGCTTATAAGCCGATTCAGGGTAAGACAACTCCGCCACTGCCAACATTCTCTGTCACGCCTCCTGGTCCTGTTACCGGCCCCAAGACTATCCCCGTGACTTATACACAGATTCAGTACTCTCAGACTGTGAACCTTAACTTTTGTGGGTTGACTTGGCCGCATCTGTCGCTGGCTACGCTGGTTCCTTCTCAGCCTATCGAGATTGATTATCCGTCCTCTTAA